Within the Actinomycetes bacterium genome, the region TCGGCCGGCTACGCGGGACGGTGGTGCGGGTGGTGGATCGGTCCCGGCAGTCACAGTCCGGTCGCGCCTACCAGCTGCCCGATCAGCGCCGTCAGGCCCATCGCCAAGCCCCCTCCGATGGTCACCCGCAGCGCCGCCCGCCAGACTCGGGCACCGCCAAGCCGTGCGCCGACCACCCCGAGCAGCGCCAGCAGCGCCAAGGCGGCCAGCGCCGTCACGGGAATCCGGACACCGATCGGGGCCAGCACGATCAGCGTCAGCGGCAGCGCCGCCCCGAGCGCGAAGCTCAGCGCCGAGGCCACCGCCGCCTGCAGCGACCGCGCGAACACGCCCGGCTGCAAGCCAAGCTCGTCGCGGAGATGACTACCCAGCGGGTCGACCGCCATCAGCCGCTCGGCGACCGTCGCGGCCAGCTCCCGATCCAGCCCCCGCCGTACGTACACCTCGGTCAGCTCGGCCCGCTCGAACTCCGAGTCGGCGGCCAACTCCCGACGCTCCCGGCCGATGTCGGCCCGCTCGGCATCGCGTTGTGAGCTGACCGACACGTACTCCCCGGCCGCCATTGAGGTCGCTCCAGCGACCAGCCCGGCCACGCCAGCCAGCAACACCGCGTTCCGCGATGCGGCAGCCGCGGCGACCCCGATCACCAGGCTGGCGGTGGACACGATGCCGTCGTCGGCCCCGAGCACCGCGGCCCGCAGCCAGCCGGCCCGACCGCTGCGATGCAGCTCCCGATGCATCATCACCTTCCTCCAAGACCTGCCATACCGGCCCGGCCCAGACCGATCGCCTACCTGCAGCCGACCACGATCGACGTGAACCAAGGCTACCGAGAAGACCACTCCACCTGAGCGACATGGCAGCCTCCG harbors:
- a CDS encoding VIT family protein; translated protein: MMHRELHRSGRAGWLRAAVLGADDGIVSTASLVIGVAAAAASRNAVLLAGVAGLVAGATSMAAGEYVSVSSQRDAERADIGRERRELAADSEFERAELTEVYVRRGLDRELAATVAERLMAVDPLGSHLRDELGLQPGVFARSLQAAVASALSFALGAALPLTLIVLAPIGVRIPVTALAALALLALLGVVGARLGGARVWRAALRVTIGGGLAMGLTALIGQLVGATGL